A genomic region of Anas acuta chromosome 1, bAnaAcu1.1, whole genome shotgun sequence contains the following coding sequences:
- the LOC137856971 gene encoding mRNA decay activator protein ZFP36L3-like → MPRGRRRSRRRRRAGTAAPLPLGTALAGRREEGRSRSPRDRGGVAETRWVLGAVAPGSRLGLPGLEALAAAAGPRGGSPPWAAPALLPVPPAAQPAPRREGSDLPACAPAAALALLRLQPGADGAARAAAAGAGAGAGAAPRLRTVYVNPRWLERQAALGAAAAAASPCAEAAASGAAGGPAAAAAAQGEAAPAAAPAPAPAPAPAPAPAPAPTAEAAATPYVGLRRPLGYQLAKATKERIWRGEFIDLFSLLHTELAPEHGPRPGDTLDQWVSAFLVYASVVCEKHPARCGAMFKYLDTIRNLHATYGGTSWMSYDEDFRRRAAKDPNLPWGDVDLDLWMKWMAPLKSLISRHHRAESEPQAAPPPPPPPPSSSSSQSPKQEEKSQTP, encoded by the exons ATGCCACGTGGGAGGCGGCGGAGCCGCCGTCGGCGCCGGGCCGGAACCGCGGCCCCCCTGCCGCTGGGCACGGCGCTCGCCGGCCGCCGCGAGGAGGGGAGGTCGCGGAGCCCCCGGGACCGCGGCGGGGTGGCCGAGACCCGATGGGTGCTCGGCGCCGTGGCGCCCGGCTCGCGGCTCGGCCTCCCGGGCCTAGAGgcgctggcggcggcggcggggcctaGGGGCGGCTCCCCGCCCTGGGCGGCGCCCGCGCTGCTGCCGGTGCCTCCGGCGGCGCAGCCGGCCCCGCGGCGGGAGGGCAGCGACCTGCCCGCCtgcgcgcccgccgccgccctgGCCCTGCTGCGCCTGCAGCCCGGCGCCGACGGCGCGGCGAGGGCGGCcgcggccggggctggggccggggccggggccgcgccgcggCTGCGGACGGTGTACGTGAACCCGCGCTGGCTGGAGCGGCAGGCGGCGCtcggggcggccgcggcggcCGCCAGCCCCTGCGCCGAGGCGGCGGCGAGCGGCGCGGCcgggggcccggcggcggcggcggcggcgcaggGCGAGGCGGCCCCggcagcggccccggccccggccccggctccggccccagctccagccccggccccggccccgacggcggaggcggcggccaCCCCCTACGTGGGGCTGCGGCGGCCCCTGGGCTACCAGCTGGCCAAGGCCACCAAGGAGCGCATCTGGCGGGGGGAGTTCATTGACCTGTTTTCCTTGCTCCACACAGAGCTGGCCCCCGAGCACGGCCCGCGGCCGGGGGACACGCTGGACCAGTGGGTCTCCGCCTTCCTGGTGTACGCCAGCGTGGTGTGCGAGAAGCACCCGGCGCGCTGCGGGGCCATGTTCAAGTACCTGGACACCATCCGCAACCTGCACGCCACCTACGGGGGCACCTCGTGGATGAGCTACGACGAGGACTTTCGGCGGCGGGCGGCCAAGGACCCCAACCTGCCCTGGGGCGACGTCGACCTGGACCTCTGGATGAAGTGGATGGCGCCCCTCAAGTCGCTCATCAGCAGGCACCACCGTGCCGAGAGCGAGCCGCAGGCCGcgccgccaccaccgccgccgccaccaTCCTCATCGTCGTCCCAGAGCCCcaagcaggaggagaaaagcCAG actcCATGA